Proteins encoded by one window of Acetivibrio thermocellus ATCC 27405:
- a CDS encoding glutamine--tRNA ligase/YqeY domain fusion protein, with translation MDAQVDGKANELNSTEENEKVYSNFIQDIIDEDNRTNRYGGRVHTRFPPEPNGYLHIGHAKSICLNFGIAEQNGGLCNLRFDDTNPSKEDTEYVESIKADVKWLGFDWEDRLYYASDYFDKMFEYAVKLIKMGKAYVCDLSADEIREYRGTLTEPGKESPYRNRSVEENLDLFMRMKNGEFEEGSRVLRAKIDMASPNLNMRDPVIYRIIKASHHRSGDKWCIYPMYDFAHPISDSLEGITHSICTLEFEDHRPLYNWVLETLDMECKTRQIEFARLNLTYTVMSKRKLLRLVQEGHVRGWDDPRMPTISGLRRRGYTPSAIRNFCARIGVAKSNSTVDISLLEHCIREELNQKAQRVMAVLRPLKLVIDNYPEGMVEEFEVENNPEDPNAGTRKVPFSKVLYIEKDDFCENPPKKYFRLAPGQEVRLKGAYIVKCVDVVKDDKTGEITEVHCTYDPQSRGGNASDGRKVKGTIHWVSAAHAIDAEVRLYDHLFSVPNPGADENVDFIEQLNPNSLEVLKSCKLEPSLAGAKPGDAFQFLRLGYFCVDLVDSKEGSLVFNRTVTLKDTWAKIASKEKEDK, from the coding sequence ATGGACGCTCAGGTTGATGGCAAAGCAAATGAATTAAATTCAACAGAAGAAAATGAAAAAGTATATTCAAATTTTATTCAGGATATTATTGATGAGGATAATAGAACAAATAGATATGGCGGAAGAGTGCATACGAGGTTTCCGCCCGAGCCCAACGGCTACCTTCATATAGGACATGCCAAGTCAATTTGCCTTAATTTCGGAATTGCAGAACAGAACGGCGGTTTGTGCAATCTTAGATTTGACGATACAAATCCTTCGAAGGAAGACACTGAATATGTTGAGTCCATTAAAGCCGATGTTAAATGGCTTGGTTTTGACTGGGAAGACAGATTGTACTATGCATCGGATTATTTTGACAAAATGTTTGAATACGCCGTTAAGCTGATTAAAATGGGAAAGGCTTATGTTTGCGATTTGAGTGCCGATGAGATAAGGGAATACAGGGGAACTTTGACCGAGCCCGGAAAGGAAAGCCCGTATCGCAACAGAAGTGTTGAAGAGAATCTGGATTTGTTTATGAGAATGAAAAACGGTGAATTCGAGGAAGGTTCGAGGGTTTTGCGGGCAAAAATAGATATGGCATCCCCCAATCTCAATATGAGGGACCCGGTGATTTACAGAATTATAAAGGCAAGTCATCACAGGTCCGGTGACAAGTGGTGTATTTACCCGATGTATGATTTTGCCCATCCTATATCTGACTCTCTTGAGGGTATAACCCATTCCATCTGTACGCTGGAGTTTGAAGACCACAGGCCTTTGTACAACTGGGTTTTGGAGACCCTTGACATGGAGTGCAAGACCCGTCAGATAGAGTTTGCCCGTTTGAATTTGACCTATACGGTAATGAGCAAACGAAAATTGCTAAGGCTTGTGCAGGAAGGGCATGTGAGGGGATGGGACGACCCAAGAATGCCTACCATATCAGGACTTAGAAGACGTGGATATACTCCTTCGGCCATAAGAAACTTTTGTGCCCGCATAGGGGTTGCCAAGAGCAACAGCACCGTTGATATATCGCTCCTTGAGCATTGTATCAGAGAGGAACTTAATCAGAAGGCTCAAAGGGTAATGGCGGTACTGAGACCTCTCAAACTTGTCATAGACAACTATCCTGAGGGAATGGTTGAAGAGTTTGAGGTTGAGAACAATCCCGAGGATCCGAATGCGGGAACCAGGAAAGTACCTTTTTCAAAAGTTCTTTATATTGAGAAGGACGATTTTTGCGAAAATCCTCCGAAGAAATATTTCCGCCTGGCGCCCGGTCAGGAGGTTAGACTCAAAGGTGCTTATATAGTAAAATGCGTGGATGTTGTAAAGGATGACAAAACCGGAGAGATAACAGAAGTACATTGCACCTATGACCCCCAATCCCGTGGAGGAAATGCTTCTGACGGGCGAAAAGTAAAAGGTACCATTCACTGGGTTTCGGCAGCTCATGCCATTGATGCCGAGGTACGCCTGTATGATCATTTGTTTAGCGTGCCCAATCCCGGTGCTGATGAAAATGTTGACTTTATTGAACAGCTAAATCCCAATTCTCTCGAAGTGTTAAAATCGTGCAAGCTCGAGCCCAGCCTTGCTGGTGCAAAACCGGGAGATGCGTTCCAGTTCCTCCGTTTGGGTTATTTCTGTGTTGATTTGGTGGATTCAAAGGAAGGCTCTTTGGTATTTAACAGAACGGTGACACTCAAGGATACCTGGGCAAAGATAGCAAGTAAAGAGAAAGAAGATAAGTAA